Proteins encoded by one window of Luteolibacter rhizosphaerae:
- a CDS encoding ParA family protein produces the protein MQKRLSRLQAEATLRQRFPDLISVISIAVSSQKGGVGKTTVSINMAHAFARAGLRTLLVDADPQGSVGLSLTRQSRMLSGFYDYLADPGIPLERILVPTRLETFSLVAAGQASDYEVGGSPTGANLARVRGFLRAVEARGFDLCLVDTPAGLFGLTADIIASSDAVLVPQQAEPLGIRSVPKMLEGLNRLRVIHPRLLVLGVLMTMVQQEMAESRESVIALRQLLPPDLVLQTMIPRDGLFVRASARGLPVGVLEDGAGALAVFDSLRAEIEAKLERAGHSPQPRHHGSA, from the coding sequence ATGCAGAAAAGGCTTTCGCGCTTACAAGCCGAAGCTACGCTGCGGCAGCGATTTCCGGACCTTATCAGCGTGATTAGTATAGCGGTTTCCAGTCAGAAAGGTGGGGTGGGCAAGACCACCGTCTCGATCAATATGGCGCATGCCTTTGCTCGGGCCGGACTCCGCACTTTGCTCGTCGATGCCGACCCGCAAGGCTCGGTGGGACTCTCGCTGACGCGCCAATCGCGGATGCTTTCCGGCTTCTATGACTACTTGGCCGACCCCGGCATCCCGCTCGAGCGAATCCTGGTCCCCACACGCTTGGAAACCTTCTCCTTGGTAGCCGCAGGTCAAGCCAGCGACTACGAGGTGGGAGGCTCGCCCACCGGGGCGAATCTGGCCCGGGTCAGGGGATTCCTTCGGGCGGTGGAAGCCCGCGGCTTCGACCTCTGTCTCGTCGATACCCCGGCGGGCCTTTTCGGCCTCACGGCTGATATCATTGCCTCCAGTGATGCCGTTCTCGTGCCCCAGCAGGCGGAGCCGCTCGGGATCCGGTCGGTGCCAAAAATGCTGGAAGGCCTGAACCGTCTCCGGGTGATCCACCCGCGCTTGCTCGTGCTCGGTGTGCTGATGACCATGGTCCAGCAGGAAATGGCCGAGAGCCGTGAGTCGGTGATCGCCCTTCGCCAGCTTTTGCCACCGGACCTCGTCCTGCAGACGATGATCCCGCGCGACGGGCTTTTCGTGAGGGCGAGTGCCCGCGGTTTGCCTGTCGGTGTCCTTGAGGACGGTGCCGGGGCCCTCGCGGTATTCGACTCCCTGCGTGCCGAGATCGAAGCGAAGCTGGAACGAGCCGGGCATTCGCCCCAGCCCCGCCACCATGGATCCGCTTGA